In Streptomyces sp. NBC_01551, one DNA window encodes the following:
- a CDS encoding MaoC family dehydratase, which yields MQFGRTYEEFEVGAVYKHWPGKTVTEYDDHLFCLLTMNHHPLHMDSNYAENTTDFGKNVVVGNYIYSLLLGMSVPDVSGKAIANLEIESLRHVAPTFHGDTIYGETTVLDKTPSKSKNDRGIVYVETKGYKQDGTLVCVFRRKVMVPTETYIKERGGEQPGRPQLKEQGK from the coding sequence ATGCAGTTCGGACGCACGTACGAAGAGTTCGAGGTCGGGGCGGTCTACAAGCACTGGCCCGGAAAGACGGTCACCGAGTACGACGACCACCTCTTCTGTCTGCTGACCATGAACCACCACCCGCTCCACATGGACAGCAACTACGCGGAGAACACCACCGACTTCGGCAAGAACGTGGTCGTGGGCAACTACATCTACTCCCTGCTGCTGGGCATGTCGGTGCCGGACGTCTCCGGGAAGGCCATCGCCAACCTGGAGATCGAGTCCCTGCGGCACGTGGCGCCGACCTTCCACGGCGACACCATCTACGGCGAGACCACGGTCCTCGACAAGACGCCGTCGAAGTCGAAGAACGACCGCGGCATCGTCTACGTGGAGACCAAGGGCTACAAGCAGGACGGCACCCTCGTCTGCGTCTTCCGGCGCAAGGTGATGGTCCCGACCGAGACGTACATCAAGGAGCGCGGCGGCGAG